From the genome of Amycolatopsis sp. NBC_01488, one region includes:
- a CDS encoding phospholipid scramblase-related protein, producing MTSSPPQPGWYPDARDPRLHRWWDGQAWTANTRPAHQAPPPSDSEPIELDIERAHDPARIQSQVNRATRGRGAGRTGGGTLFTEPVLVVNQRAKLIEMANEFGVFDQHGNRLGGVVEVGQSTLKKAIRLLTNYDQFLTHKFEVRDANHSTVLKVTRPAKVFKSRFLVTRADETPIGEIVQENVFGKIRFGFVVDGRTVGGIFAENWRAWNFSIRDHADTEVARVTKTWGGFVKAAFTTADNYVVEIPHPLPDPLASMVVAAALTIDTALKQDTN from the coding sequence ATGACGAGTTCGCCACCGCAACCGGGCTGGTACCCCGATGCGCGGGACCCCCGTCTGCACCGCTGGTGGGACGGCCAGGCCTGGACCGCCAACACCCGGCCCGCCCACCAGGCACCACCGCCGAGCGACTCCGAGCCGATCGAGCTGGACATCGAACGGGCCCACGACCCGGCCCGGATCCAGAGCCAGGTCAACCGCGCGACGCGCGGCCGGGGCGCTGGACGCACCGGCGGCGGGACGCTGTTCACCGAGCCGGTCCTGGTGGTCAACCAGCGTGCCAAGCTGATCGAGATGGCCAACGAGTTCGGCGTCTTCGACCAGCACGGCAACCGGCTGGGTGGCGTCGTCGAAGTCGGCCAGAGCACGCTGAAGAAGGCGATCCGGCTGCTGACCAACTACGACCAGTTCCTGACCCACAAGTTCGAGGTCCGGGACGCCAACCACAGCACCGTGCTGAAGGTGACCCGGCCCGCGAAGGTCTTCAAGTCGCGGTTCCTCGTGACTAGGGCCGACGAGACCCCGATCGGCGAGATCGTCCAGGAGAACGTCTTCGGGAAGATCCGCTTCGGCTTCGTCGTCGACGGCCGCACCGTCGGCGGGATCTTCGCGGAGAACTGGCGCGCCTGGAACTTCTCGATCCGGGACCACGCCGACACCGAGGTCGCCCGGGTGACCAAGACGTGGGGCGGGTTCGTCAAGGCCGCCTTCACCACCGCCGACAACTACGTCGTGGAGATCCCTCACCCGCTGCCCGATCCGCTCGCCAGCATGGTGGTCGCCGCGGCCCTGACGATCGACACCGCCCTGAAGCAGGACACCAACTGA
- the gatB gene encoding Asp-tRNA(Asn)/Glu-tRNA(Gln) amidotransferase subunit GatB codes for MTAVAELMDYADVIERFDPVLGLEVHVELNTNTKMFCGCPNEFGGEPNTKVCPTCLGLPGALPVVNGKAVEGAIRIGLALNCEIAEWCRFARKNYFYPDMPKNFQTSQYDEPIAFNGYLDVTLDDGEVVRVEIERAHMEEDTGKSLHVGGATGRIHGAEHSLLDYNRAGVPLIEIVTKTIEGTGERAPEVARAYVSALRELLRALDVSDVRMDQGSLRCDANVSLMAKDATEFGTRTETKNVNSLRSVERAVRYEMTRQAAILAEGGSIKQETRHFQEADGTTSSGRTKETAEDYRYFPEPDLVPIAPAREWVEELRGTLPEMPTERRKRIQQEWSLSDEALRDLLNVGAVDLVAATVEVGASPDEARGWWVNTLAQEANTREVELADLAITPKQVAEVIGLVSSGELTNKLAKEVVQGVLAGEGEPREVVEKRGLKVVSDDSALLAAIDDALAAQPDVADKIRGGKVAAAGAIVGAVMKATKGQADAKRVRELIIERVGS; via the coding sequence GTGACTGCCGTGGCCGAGTTGATGGACTACGCCGACGTCATCGAACGCTTCGACCCGGTGCTCGGGCTCGAGGTGCACGTCGAGCTGAACACGAACACGAAGATGTTCTGCGGCTGCCCGAACGAGTTCGGCGGCGAGCCGAACACGAAGGTCTGCCCGACCTGCCTCGGCCTGCCCGGCGCACTGCCGGTCGTCAACGGCAAGGCCGTCGAGGGCGCGATCCGGATCGGCCTGGCGCTGAACTGCGAGATCGCCGAGTGGTGCCGGTTCGCCCGGAAGAACTACTTCTACCCGGACATGCCGAAGAACTTCCAGACGTCGCAGTACGACGAGCCGATCGCCTTCAACGGCTACCTCGACGTCACGCTCGACGACGGCGAGGTCGTGCGCGTGGAGATCGAGCGTGCGCACATGGAGGAGGACACCGGCAAGTCGCTGCACGTCGGCGGCGCCACCGGCCGGATCCACGGTGCCGAGCACTCGCTGCTCGACTACAACCGGGCCGGCGTGCCGCTGATCGAAATCGTCACCAAGACGATCGAGGGCACCGGCGAGCGGGCACCTGAGGTCGCCCGCGCCTACGTGTCGGCGCTGCGTGAGCTGCTGCGCGCGCTCGACGTGTCGGACGTCCGGATGGACCAGGGCTCGCTGCGCTGCGACGCGAACGTTTCGCTGATGGCGAAGGACGCGACCGAGTTCGGTACGCGCACCGAGACGAAGAACGTCAACTCGCTGCGCAGCGTCGAACGGGCCGTCCGCTACGAGATGACGCGGCAGGCGGCGATCCTCGCCGAGGGCGGGTCGATCAAGCAGGAGACGCGGCACTTCCAGGAGGCCGACGGCACCACGTCGTCCGGCCGGACGAAGGAGACCGCGGAGGACTACCGGTACTTCCCGGAGCCCGACCTGGTCCCGATCGCGCCGGCGCGCGAGTGGGTCGAGGAGCTGCGCGGCACGCTGCCGGAGATGCCGACCGAGCGGCGGAAGCGGATCCAGCAGGAGTGGTCGCTTTCCGACGAAGCCCTGCGTGACCTGCTGAACGTCGGTGCTGTCGACCTCGTCGCGGCCACGGTCGAGGTCGGCGCGTCGCCGGACGAGGCGCGGGGCTGGTGGGTCAACACGCTGGCTCAGGAGGCGAACACCCGCGAGGTCGAGCTGGCCGACCTGGCGATCACGCCGAAGCAGGTGGCCGAGGTCATCGGGCTGGTTTCGTCGGGCGAGCTGACGAACAAGCTGGCCAAGGAAGTCGTCCAGGGCGTGCTCGCCGGCGAGGGTGAGCCGCGCGAGGTCGTCGAGAAGCGCGGGCTGAAGGTCGTCTCGGACGACTCGGCGCTGCTCGCGGCGATCGACGATGCTTTGGCGGCGCAGCCGGACGTCGCGGACAAGATCCGCGGTGGCAAGGTCGCCGCGGCGGGCGCGATCGTCGGCGCGGTCATGAAGGCGACCAAGGGGCAGGCCGACGCCAAGCGGGTCCGTGAGCTGATCATCGAGCGCGTCGGTTCGTAG
- the gatC gene encoding Asp-tRNA(Asn)/Glu-tRNA(Gln) amidotransferase subunit GatC — protein sequence MPNISRDEVAHLAKLARLAVTDDELDVFAGQLDQILDSVAKVSEVAADDVPPTSHAVPLTNVFRQDVVRPGLTQQQALAGAPAAEDGRFRVPRILGEEQ from the coding sequence GTGCCCAACATTTCCCGAGACGAGGTCGCGCACCTCGCGAAGCTGGCCAGGCTGGCCGTGACCGACGACGAGCTCGACGTCTTCGCCGGCCAGCTCGACCAGATCCTGGACTCGGTGGCCAAGGTGAGCGAGGTCGCCGCCGACGACGTGCCGCCGACGTCGCACGCCGTGCCGCTGACGAACGTCTTCCGGCAGGACGTCGTCCGTCCCGGGCTGACGCAGCAGCAGGCGCTGGCCGGTGCGCCGGCCGCCGAGGACGGCCGCTTCCGGGTGCCGCGGATTCTGGGGGAAGAGCAGTGA
- a CDS encoding Gfo/Idh/MocA family protein → MAIVGAGAIADSHLAAYQAHCDDVDLVAVADVDEARALAFCATTDHAKPYPDLESLLVEQEPDLVSICTPPGLHVEQTKKVLDSGAWVWCEKPPCRSLAEYDDMISAEGDGGPYASFVYQQRSGSAAAHFRDLLARGELGRPLVAHCQTTWYRDAAYYSVPWRGRWATEGGGPAMGHGIHQMDLLLHLLAGETEWAEVQAMTARLVHDVETEDVSAALVRFESGALATVVNSVLSPDEVSRIRIDCERATVELTHLYGYVAENWRYTPAPRVAEIPTTPAEDVGSSHAAAFKPVLAAHRAGKRPPCSGRDGRRVLEFVASLYKAASTGQSVSRGEIRPGDPFYRDMAGAGVKAG, encoded by the coding sequence GTGGCGATCGTCGGGGCTGGGGCCATCGCCGACAGCCACCTCGCCGCCTATCAGGCCCACTGCGACGACGTCGACCTCGTGGCCGTCGCGGATGTCGATGAGGCTCGGGCCCTCGCCTTCTGCGCAACGACCGATCACGCCAAGCCTTACCCCGACCTCGAATCCCTGCTCGTCGAGCAGGAGCCCGACCTCGTCTCGATCTGCACGCCTCCGGGTCTGCACGTCGAACAGACCAAAAAGGTCCTCGACAGCGGCGCCTGGGTCTGGTGTGAGAAGCCGCCTTGCCGTTCGCTGGCCGAGTACGACGACATGATCTCCGCCGAAGGTGATGGTGGTCCGTACGCGTCCTTCGTCTACCAGCAGCGGTCCGGGTCTGCCGCCGCGCACTTCCGTGACCTGCTCGCGAGGGGAGAGCTGGGCCGCCCGCTCGTCGCGCACTGTCAGACCACCTGGTACCGCGATGCCGCCTACTACTCAGTCCCGTGGCGGGGGCGGTGGGCGACCGAAGGCGGCGGGCCCGCCATGGGCCACGGCATTCACCAGATGGATCTCCTGCTGCACCTGCTCGCGGGCGAAACCGAATGGGCCGAAGTCCAGGCGATGACCGCGCGGCTCGTGCACGACGTCGAGACCGAGGACGTCTCCGCCGCGCTCGTCCGGTTCGAGTCCGGGGCGCTGGCCACCGTCGTCAACAGTGTCCTTTCGCCCGACGAAGTGAGCCGGATCCGGATCGACTGCGAACGCGCCACCGTCGAGCTCACGCACCTCTACGGCTACGTTGCCGAAAACTGGCGATACACCCCCGCGCCTCGTGTGGCCGAAATTCCGACCACGCCGGCTGAGGACGTCGGCAGCTCGCACGCCGCCGCGTTCAAGCCCGTCTTGGCCGCCCATCGGGCCGGAAAGCGGCCGCCGTGCAGTGGCCGGGACGGGCGGCGGGTGCTGGAGTTCGTCGCCTCTCTCTACAAGGCCGCCTCCACCGGGCAGAGCGTGAGCCGTGGGGAGATCAGGCCCGGGGACCCGTTCTACCGCGACATGGCCGGTGCCGGGGTGAAAGCCGGATGA
- a CDS encoding MBL fold metallo-hydrolase, with protein sequence MEPLPDSSDRNWTEPGIYEVSAGVYRIPLPLPNDALRAVNVYAVTDGEKLVLVDSGWALTVARQQLANALGGIGAELADVSEFLVTHVHRDHYSQAVVLRREFGSKIALGQDEEPSLKASGNPDRLPMEAQIDLLAQAGAGEVVKALARDFGTDRRHTEADLWEAPDEWLTPGRRPILPGREFDVVATPGHTAGHVVFVDDTADLLFSGDHVLPHITPSIGFQPVPAELPLNDFIDSLRLVRAMPDRRMLPAHGPVSPSVHTRVDELLEHHRQRLETIGSQIVAGASTAFEAARRIGWTRRNRKLSEMDSFNQTLAVLETAAHLDLLVAQGKLTARVVDGVRHYTT encoded by the coding sequence GTGGAACCGTTGCCGGACAGCAGCGATCGGAACTGGACCGAGCCCGGCATCTACGAGGTCTCGGCCGGCGTCTACCGGATCCCGTTGCCGCTGCCCAACGACGCTCTGCGCGCGGTCAACGTCTACGCGGTCACCGATGGCGAGAAGCTGGTCCTGGTCGACTCGGGCTGGGCGTTGACCGTGGCTCGGCAACAGCTCGCGAACGCACTGGGCGGAATCGGCGCGGAGCTCGCCGACGTCAGCGAGTTCCTCGTCACCCACGTGCACCGCGACCACTATTCGCAAGCTGTCGTCCTTCGTCGCGAATTCGGCTCCAAGATCGCCCTGGGGCAGGACGAAGAGCCGTCGCTCAAGGCTTCCGGCAACCCTGACCGGCTGCCGATGGAAGCCCAGATCGATCTGCTGGCCCAGGCCGGTGCCGGCGAAGTCGTCAAAGCCCTGGCCCGCGACTTCGGCACGGACCGGCGGCACACGGAAGCCGATCTCTGGGAAGCGCCCGACGAGTGGCTGACTCCGGGACGACGTCCGATCCTGCCCGGCCGCGAGTTCGACGTCGTCGCCACTCCCGGCCACACGGCAGGCCATGTCGTGTTCGTGGACGACACCGCCGATCTGCTGTTCTCCGGCGACCACGTGCTCCCGCACATCACGCCCTCGATCGGTTTCCAGCCCGTGCCGGCCGAACTGCCGCTCAACGACTTCATCGACTCGCTGCGCCTGGTGCGTGCCATGCCGGACCGTCGCATGCTTCCCGCGCACGGTCCGGTGTCCCCCAGCGTGCACACGCGGGTCGACGAGCTCCTGGAACACCATCGGCAACGCCTCGAGACGATCGGCTCGCAGATCGTGGCCGGCGCGAGCACGGCATTCGAGGCCGCGCGCCGGATCGGCTGGACCCGGCGCAACCGCAAGCTGTCCGAAATGGACTCGTTCAACCAGACGCTCGCGGTCCTGGAGACAGCCGCGCATCTCGACCTGCTGGTGGCCCAGGGCAAACTGACCGCGCGAGTGGTCGACGGCGTCCGGCACTACACGACCTGA
- the gatA gene encoding Asp-tRNA(Asn)/Glu-tRNA(Gln) amidotransferase subunit GatA: MTELIKLTAAELAAKIHAREVSAVEVTQAHLDRIAEVDDHIHAFLHVDTEGALAAAKAVDEGIAGGNAPASPLAGVPLALKDVLTTEGIPTTCGSKTLEGWIPPYDATVTRKLREAGVVILGKTNMDEFAMGSSTENSAYGPTHNPWDHARIPGGSGGGSSASIAAFEAAIAIGTDTGGSIRQPGSVTGTVGVKPTYGGVSRYGLVAFSSSLDQAGPCARTVLDAALLHEVIAGHDPLDATSIDAPVPPVVAAARQGMTGDLKGVKVGVVKEFGGDGYQPGVERSFQAAVEQLRALGAEVVEVSCPHFVYALPAYYLIAPSECSSNLARFDAMRYGLRVADDGTHSAEEVMSLTREKGFGAEVKRRIMLGTYALSSGYYDAYYGSAQKVRTLITRDFAAAFEKVDVLVSPTTPTTAFKIGERVDDPMAMYLADLCTIPSNLAGNAAMSVPSGLSDEDGLPVGLQIMAPALADDRLYRVGAAYEAARDAAAGGALIHKVPELGGTK; the protein is encoded by the coding sequence GTGACCGAGCTCATCAAGCTGACCGCTGCGGAGCTGGCGGCGAAGATCCACGCGCGCGAAGTGTCCGCGGTCGAGGTCACGCAGGCGCACCTGGACCGGATCGCCGAGGTCGACGACCACATCCACGCGTTCCTGCACGTCGACACCGAGGGCGCGCTGGCCGCGGCCAAGGCCGTCGACGAGGGGATCGCCGGGGGCAACGCACCCGCGTCGCCGCTGGCCGGCGTGCCGCTCGCGCTCAAGGACGTCCTCACCACCGAGGGCATCCCGACGACCTGTGGTTCGAAAACGCTGGAAGGCTGGATTCCGCCGTACGACGCGACCGTGACACGCAAGCTGCGCGAGGCCGGTGTCGTGATTCTCGGCAAGACGAACATGGACGAGTTCGCCATGGGCTCGTCGACCGAGAACTCGGCGTACGGCCCGACGCACAACCCGTGGGACCACGCCCGCATCCCGGGCGGGTCGGGCGGTGGTTCGTCGGCGTCGATCGCGGCGTTCGAAGCCGCCATCGCGATCGGTACCGACACCGGCGGGTCGATCCGGCAGCCCGGGTCCGTCACCGGCACCGTCGGGGTCAAGCCGACCTACGGTGGCGTGTCGCGGTACGGCCTGGTCGCTTTTTCGTCCTCGCTCGACCAGGCCGGGCCCTGCGCGCGGACGGTGCTCGACGCCGCCCTGCTGCACGAGGTCATCGCCGGGCACGACCCGCTCGACGCGACCTCCATCGACGCGCCGGTGCCGCCGGTGGTCGCCGCCGCCCGTCAGGGGATGACCGGCGACCTCAAGGGCGTCAAGGTCGGCGTCGTGAAGGAGTTCGGCGGCGACGGCTACCAGCCGGGCGTGGAGCGGTCGTTCCAAGCCGCGGTCGAGCAGCTGCGCGCGCTCGGGGCCGAGGTCGTCGAGGTCTCGTGTCCGCATTTCGTCTACGCGCTGCCCGCGTACTACCTGATCGCGCCGAGCGAATGCTCGTCGAACCTCGCCCGGTTCGACGCCATGCGCTACGGCCTGCGCGTCGCCGACGACGGCACGCACAGCGCCGAAGAGGTCATGTCACTGACTCGTGAGAAGGGCTTTGGCGCCGAGGTCAAGCGGCGCATCATGCTGGGCACCTACGCGTTGTCGTCCGGCTACTACGACGCCTACTACGGCTCGGCGCAGAAGGTGCGCACGCTGATCACGCGTGACTTCGCGGCCGCGTTCGAAAAGGTCGATGTCCTCGTTTCGCCCACGACGCCGACCACGGCGTTCAAGATCGGCGAGCGCGTGGACGACCCGATGGCGATGTACCTCGCCGACCTGTGCACGATCCCGTCGAACCTGGCCGGCAACGCCGCGATGAGCGTGCCGAGCGGCCTGTCCGACGAGGACGGCCTGCCGGTCGGCCTGCAGATCATGGCCCCGGCGCTCGCCGACGACCGGCTCTACCGGGTCGGCGCCGCCTACGAGGCCGCCCGCGACGCCGCCGCCGGCGGGGCGCTCATCCACAAGGTCCCGGAGCTGGGAGGAACGAAGTGA
- a CDS encoding methionine synthase — protein sequence MDERVWPSGAATAIGSMPGTDPAEAAAIVFGELPDFPHLPELPARGVGADMLGRTAALLVDLAVEVVPSGYRVAARPGHEHRRAVDLLRWDLDAVQEAREKAGATPSVFKIQLAGPWTLGAGIELPRGHRVLTDRGALRDFTSSLLDGLTEHVAEVRARTGAPVVVQFDEPSLPAVLAGGLSTPSGYGNVSAVPEPDARDLLATVIDGAKTITGRPVILHCCAAKPPLGLLREAGADALAFDLAALDGASAAFLDEIGEVWDGGATLFLGAVPTTAPASPPSLKDVGEPAFRLADRLGFNRSVLAERAVPTPACGLAGATPDWMRRALSLTRDLGKAFVEPPEGW from the coding sequence GTGGATGAGCGAGTTTGGCCCAGCGGCGCCGCGACGGCGATCGGTTCGATGCCGGGCACGGATCCCGCGGAAGCGGCGGCGATCGTGTTCGGGGAGTTGCCGGACTTCCCGCACCTGCCCGAGCTGCCGGCTCGTGGCGTCGGCGCGGACATGCTCGGCCGGACCGCCGCGCTGCTGGTGGACCTGGCCGTCGAGGTCGTGCCGAGCGGTTACCGGGTGGCGGCGCGGCCGGGGCACGAGCACCGCCGGGCCGTCGACCTGCTCCGCTGGGATCTCGACGCCGTTCAGGAAGCGCGGGAGAAGGCCGGAGCCACCCCGTCGGTCTTCAAGATCCAGCTGGCCGGGCCGTGGACGCTCGGCGCCGGGATCGAGCTGCCTCGTGGTCATCGCGTGCTCACCGACCGCGGCGCCCTGCGGGACTTCACGTCGTCCCTGCTGGACGGCCTCACCGAGCACGTCGCTGAGGTCCGGGCCAGGACCGGGGCGCCCGTGGTCGTCCAGTTCGACGAGCCCTCGTTGCCCGCGGTTCTGGCCGGTGGCCTGTCGACGCCGTCCGGCTACGGGAACGTCTCCGCGGTGCCGGAGCCCGACGCCCGCGACCTGCTCGCGACGGTGATCGACGGCGCGAAGACGATCACCGGCCGGCCGGTGATCCTGCACTGCTGCGCCGCGAAGCCGCCGCTCGGCCTGCTGCGCGAAGCCGGCGCCGACGCTCTCGCCTTCGACCTCGCCGCGCTCGACGGTGCGTCCGCCGCGTTCCTCGACGAAATCGGCGAAGTCTGGGACGGCGGCGCGACGCTGTTCCTGGGCGCGGTTCCGACCACGGCACCGGCGTCGCCGCCGAGTCTCAAGGACGTCGGCGAGCCGGCGTTCCGGCTGGCGGACCGGCTCGGCTTCAACCGCAGCGTCCTGGCGGAACGCGCCGTGCCGACCCCCGCCTGCGGCCTCGCCGGCGCCACTCCGGACTGGATGCGTCGCGCCCTCTCGCTGACCCGCGATCTCGGCAAAGCCTTCGTGGAGCCTCCGGAAGGTTGGTGA
- a CDS encoding amino acid-binding protein produces the protein MSFLIRILLPDSPGTLGAVATALGTVGADILSVDVVERGTGVAVDDLVVELPSGRLPDALITAAESVEGVEVDAVRPYAGVLDTHRELELVEEIAAQPKSGLDILAEGVPRIVRAGWAMIVEYAETGALRLASSSAAPETPITDLPWLPLERATVLDGEDAWIPETWKELGTELAATPLGKPGKALLVARPGGPAFRAAEVARLAHLAGIVAVVLDG, from the coding sequence GTGTCGTTCCTGATCCGGATCCTCCTTCCGGACAGCCCGGGGACCCTCGGCGCGGTCGCCACGGCGCTCGGCACGGTAGGCGCCGACATCCTCAGCGTGGACGTCGTCGAGCGCGGCACCGGAGTGGCGGTGGACGACCTCGTGGTCGAGCTCCCGTCAGGCCGTCTGCCCGACGCGCTCATCACGGCGGCCGAGAGCGTCGAAGGCGTCGAAGTGGACGCGGTCCGCCCCTACGCAGGCGTGCTGGACACGCACCGCGAACTCGAACTCGTCGAAGAGATCGCCGCACAGCCGAAGTCCGGGCTCGACATCCTGGCCGAGGGCGTGCCCCGGATCGTGCGCGCCGGCTGGGCGATGATCGTCGAGTACGCCGAAACCGGCGCCCTGCGGCTGGCGTCGTCGAGCGCCGCCCCGGAGACGCCCATCACCGACCTGCCTTGGCTGCCGCTCGAACGCGCGACAGTGCTCGACGGCGAGGACGCCTGGATCCCGGAGACGTGGAAGGAACTGGGCACCGAGCTGGCGGCCACGCCCCTGGGCAAGCCCGGCAAGGCACTGTTGGTGGCTCGCCCCGGCGGTCCCGCCTTCCGCGCGGCCGAGGTCGCCCGGCTGGCGCACCTCGCCGGAATCGTCGCGGTCGTCCTCGACGGCTGA
- the ligA gene encoding NAD-dependent DNA ligase LigA, with protein sequence MSSTELPEDQVAAADAAVTAEDVTDVPADVRERHGALAEELRDHQFRYYVLDSPIISDGQFDELLGELQQLEAEHPALVTPDSPTQQVGGTFSTEFTAYDHLERMLSLDNVFDRDEFLAWVERVEKEVGRTEFLAELKIDGLAINLLYENGHLTRALTRGTGTTGEDVTLNVRTIDHVPETLTGTDEFPVPALVEVRGEVYFRVEDFLELNAKMVEAGKLPYANPRNTASGTLRQKDPKITRERRLRMICHGLGKREGFEPQRQSEAYDALAAWGLPVSPYSKVLTTADELTAHIAYWGEHRHDAEHEIDGVVIKVDRVALQRRLGTTSRAPRWAIAYKYPPEEAITTLLDIQVNVGRTGRVTPFAVTEPVKVAGSTVARATLHNQEEVKRKGVLIGDRIIIRKAGDVIPEVLGPVVDARTGDEREFVMPTHCPSCGTELAYQKEGDKDIRCPNSRFCPAQLRERLFSLAGRGAFDIEVLGYEAAAALLDARVIADEGDVFDLNEDSLAEVELFRTKAGELSANARKLLANLDVAKNRPLWKVLVALSIRHVGPTAAQALAREFGSIERIEQATEEELADVDGVGPTIAHATREWFEVGWHREIVEKWRRAGVRMEEERDDSIPRTLEGLSIVVTGSLDSFSRDEAKEVIMARGGKAAGSVSKKTSFVVVGDSPGSKYDKAVQLKVPVLDEAGFRVLLEQGPEAAQEVALPAGEETAEGETGESDG encoded by the coding sequence GTGAGCAGCACCGAGCTTCCCGAAGACCAGGTCGCGGCGGCCGACGCCGCGGTGACCGCCGAGGACGTCACCGACGTCCCGGCCGACGTGCGCGAGCGGCACGGCGCCCTCGCCGAGGAACTGCGTGACCACCAGTTCCGCTACTACGTCCTGGATTCGCCGATCATCTCCGACGGGCAGTTCGACGAGCTGCTCGGCGAGCTGCAGCAACTCGAGGCCGAGCACCCGGCGCTGGTCACGCCCGACTCGCCGACCCAGCAGGTCGGGGGCACGTTCTCGACCGAGTTCACCGCGTATGACCACCTCGAGCGCATGCTCAGCCTGGACAACGTGTTCGACCGCGACGAGTTCCTGGCCTGGGTGGAGCGTGTCGAGAAGGAGGTCGGCCGCACCGAGTTCCTCGCCGAGCTGAAGATCGACGGCCTGGCGATCAACCTGTTGTACGAAAACGGCCACCTCACCCGGGCGCTCACTCGCGGCACCGGCACCACCGGCGAGGACGTCACGCTGAACGTCCGCACGATCGACCACGTGCCCGAGACCCTGACCGGCACCGACGAGTTCCCGGTGCCAGCGCTGGTCGAGGTGCGAGGTGAGGTCTACTTCCGGGTCGAAGATTTCCTCGAGCTGAACGCGAAGATGGTCGAAGCGGGCAAGCTGCCATACGCGAACCCCCGCAACACCGCGTCGGGCACGCTGCGGCAGAAGGATCCCAAGATCACCCGGGAGCGCCGGCTGCGGATGATCTGCCACGGGCTCGGCAAGCGCGAGGGCTTCGAGCCGCAGCGCCAGTCGGAGGCTTACGACGCGCTGGCCGCGTGGGGGCTGCCGGTGTCGCCGTACAGCAAGGTTTTGACCACGGCCGACGAGCTGACCGCGCACATCGCCTACTGGGGTGAGCACCGGCACGACGCCGAACACGAGATCGACGGCGTGGTCATCAAGGTCGACCGGGTGGCGCTGCAGCGGCGGCTGGGCACGACATCGCGCGCGCCGCGGTGGGCGATCGCGTACAAGTACCCGCCCGAAGAGGCGATCACGACGCTGCTGGACATCCAGGTCAACGTCGGGCGGACCGGGCGGGTGACGCCGTTCGCGGTCACCGAGCCGGTCAAGGTCGCGGGGTCGACCGTCGCGCGCGCCACCCTCCACAACCAGGAGGAGGTCAAGCGCAAGGGCGTGCTCATCGGCGACCGGATCATCATCCGGAAGGCCGGAGACGTCATCCCCGAGGTCCTGGGGCCGGTGGTGGACGCGCGCACCGGTGACGAACGCGAGTTCGTCATGCCCACGCACTGCCCGTCATGCGGCACCGAGCTCGCCTACCAGAAGGAAGGCGACAAGGACATCCGCTGCCCGAACAGCCGCTTCTGCCCGGCGCAGCTGCGGGAGCGCCTGTTCAGCCTGGCCGGGCGCGGCGCTTTCGACATCGAGGTGCTCGGGTACGAGGCTGCGGCCGCGTTGCTGGATGCGCGCGTGATCGCGGACGAGGGTGACGTCTTCGACCTGAACGAGGACAGCCTCGCCGAGGTCGAGCTGTTCCGGACCAAGGCCGGCGAGTTGTCGGCGAACGCGCGAAAGCTGCTCGCCAACCTGGACGTGGCCAAGAATCGACCACTGTGGAAGGTCCTGGTCGCTTTGTCGATCCGGCACGTCGGACCCACTGCCGCGCAGGCGCTGGCGCGCGAGTTCGGGTCGATCGAGCGGATCGAGCAGGCCACCGAGGAGGAGCTGGCGGACGTCGACGGCGTCGGTCCGACCATCGCGCACGCGACGCGAGAGTGGTTCGAGGTCGGCTGGCACCGCGAGATCGTCGAAAAGTGGCGACGCGCCGGCGTGCGGATGGAGGAGGAGCGCGACGACTCGATCCCGCGCACCCTCGAAGGCCTGTCGATCGTCGTGACGGGCTCGCTCGACAGCTTCTCCCGCGACGAGGCCAAGGAGGTCATCATGGCCCGCGGCGGCAAGGCCGCCGGGTCGGTCTCGAAGAAGACCTCGTTCGTCGTCGTCGGGGATTCGCCTGGTTCGAAATACGACAAGGCCGTGCAGCTCAAGGTGCCCGTGCTGGACGAAGCCGGGTTCCGCGTCCTGCTGGAGCAAGGGCCCGAGGCGGCGCAGGAGGTGGCGCTGCCGGCCGGCGAGGAAACCGCCGAAGGCGAGACTGGGGAGTCGGATGGCTGA
- a CDS encoding GNAT family N-acetyltransferase: MADVEIRPPRPEEYAAAGEVTVQAYDVDGHLADDVGYDAKLRDVASRAELAEVLVAVDAAGKVLGTVTVVRPGSPYAEISRPGELEFRMLAVAPSARGRGVGEALTRAVLDRARALGLGRVVLSSLDRMHSAHRLYERLGFARLAERDWRPFPHVSLIAYQIDV; the protein is encoded by the coding sequence ATGGCTGATGTCGAAATCCGGCCGCCGCGGCCTGAGGAGTACGCCGCGGCGGGCGAGGTCACGGTCCAGGCCTACGACGTCGATGGTCACTTGGCCGACGACGTCGGGTACGACGCGAAGCTGCGCGACGTCGCGAGCCGGGCCGAGCTGGCCGAGGTGCTCGTTGCCGTCGATGCGGCGGGGAAGGTGCTCGGCACGGTGACCGTCGTGCGGCCGGGATCGCCGTATGCCGAGATCTCGCGGCCAGGGGAGCTGGAGTTCCGGATGCTCGCCGTGGCACCGTCAGCGCGGGGTCGTGGCGTCGGCGAGGCGTTGACGCGGGCCGTGCTCGACCGGGCGCGGGCGCTGGGCCTGGGCAGGGTGGTGCTGAGCAGCCTCGACCGGATGCACTCCGCGCACCGGCTCTACGAGCGTCTCGGGTTCGCGCGCCTGGCCGAGCGCGACTGGCGGCCGTTCCCGCACGTCAGCCTGATCGCCTACCAGATCGACGTCTGA